DNA from Chrysemys picta bellii isolate R12L10 chromosome 13, ASM1138683v2, whole genome shotgun sequence:
CCATCTGCCTGGCTCAGCTCAGCGAAGGCGCCAGCAACCAGCAGTTTGTGAACCAGCACATTGACTTCCCCAGGTCCAGCGCCCACAATGACCAGGGCTACTGCAACCGCACGAAGCAGTGCCGGGGCCTGACCCGCTCTGCCTGCAAAGCCAGCAACATCTTCATCCATGCCCCCTTCAGTCAAATCCAAAACATCTGCAGCCGCGGAGGGAAACACGTCTACGGCAAAGTCTATGCCAGTATTGCACGCTTCGACCACACTGAGTGCCAGCTGACATCCTCATTCCTAGGGTGCTGTAGATACAGGACCACAGTCCTCAACAGCGAGATCCATGTGACCTGTCTCTAATCTCTGCCCTGAACTTCATCAGAGTCTTGTAGAGCCGAGGCGCTGGCCATGGACCCCCTGCACCTCCTATCGCTCCTAGGCAGCCCTCTGTCACTGGGGCTCTCCAGCCctatccctgcccctcctgggcaACACCCGCCATGAGTCTCCACAGGGACAGACAGCATCTCCCCTTATCCCACAGGCCGGCAGCTTGGGGCGTGCAGGAGGGTTTCCCACGCTGGGTGCCCGGTTCCCATCCACACGAGTGGAAATCCAGGTGCCCAGCCCCCTGGTTGGCACTGAGACCCTCAGCCTGAGCCCAGCACCCGCCTCGCTGGGTGCCCATCATACAACACAgccgccccctcccaccccgcatcCATTGGGTATCAGGGGCATGTTGTGGGGAGAAGATTGTCCCGGGGGGACCTGGAATCTGTTCCTGAGTTTTGTTTCCTTACTGCTTCTTGCAATAAAACACTTTCCTGCCAATGCAGAACCAGTCGCTgtgttggggggctggggtcagAGTCACTGtgcatctgaagatctcaaaccCTCGGGCTATTTTGGGAACATGGCTAAGTTATTTaaagggaagaacaggagtacttgtggcaccttagagactaacaaatttactctaaggtgccacaagtactcctgttcttctttttgcggatacagactaacacggctgctactctgaaaccttatttAAAGGGATGAGTGAAGGGGCAGATATGCCCCATTGCTGTGCAGTGACCATGATCAAACCCCAGGTCAGGGGTCCTGGCTTGCTCAGGGGTTTGGGGACTGGAATCTGGGGACTCTCCTCTTTAGAGGCCTCTGGCTCCAATCCAGATGCAGGTGAGGGAATGAGACGGGGAATGCAATACAGGGCCATTCCCCACAAGGGGGCACCAGTCCCCATGGGTTGCAGGCCCCAGGATTGGGTTTCTCAGTGGCGGCTGGGGAACGGGGCACAGGAAATGTTTATTTCGGAGCACCagatactagggttaccatattttgtgcctccaaatggaggacactccacggggccccgcccccagccccgccccaactccgccccctccccaaagtctccgccccctcccctgcttcccgcgaacatttaattcgcgggaagcctgaagcaggtaagggggagtgtggggggagtgtggggggaggaggcggggcccaggctggccccccggcggctccagcctgggtcggctcgggggctgggggcggggccggggccccgtggagtgtcctccatttggaggcacaaaatatggtaaggATGCTCCATCTTCAGGCTGCAGAGAATGagtaggactttccctgcaattgttcCTCCTGGCTGGTGGGGTTGCCAGGCTGCTGGGCACCAAAACTGAGATCAGGATGAGCGTCTCCTTGCGCCCTCTGCTGGCACCTCGGCAATGTGGAGAAGAGGGAGGTGTTAATTCCATTCTCTATctcctaactttcaagtgcttgactttgcttagtattcttttaatgtagtgctTTTTGATGCAATAGCTATACAACAGTTGAAAACCTTCCAGTAGAGGTAATGCCATTGGAAAGCAGAACCTGGTGCAATcggggtggagatgggggtggCTTATTTCAAAAgtagggaggaaagaggaaaacaagTGATGTCTCTGCTTTCTGAGCATTCCTCCCCTAAATGTCTCTGGATCTGCTGTGCTTTAAGAAGTGCTCAGGCATGTAACCATCTAATCCTGAGTGACTCAATGCCTGTCTGCTAGGCAGCCCCATGGCAATGTCAGTGAGTCAGTAACTTGGTCTCCATCACATTCCTGCAGGCTGTACACCACTGGGGTGTAAAAATCTACTTCTGCCACCAAGATGCTGCTGAATCTGAGATGACCTCATCCTGGATGTTAAAAGAAAAAGATCCAGTGTGATCAAGGCTTCGATGTGAAGCTGGAAAGGGTAGACCACTAGTTAGCTCCCTTGTTATCCTGTGAGAATTGATACTGAACTTGTGTGAATTTTGCACTCCTCACCAAGCTTGACATTCTAAAGCGCCTTCTGAAATTTTTGTTAATTTGTAAGTGATCTAGTCTAGAACATAGCCTGTTTCAGCATGTGGACTCGAAGAACACTCTAAATCTGAAATAGATGCCACCTCAAAACTTTGGTCACAACTTGCTTGTGCCAGAGTTCAGCTGACTCCTTTGAATAGGGGTATGATAACTTCTCTGACTTATCCTTTCCAGTATCACTAAAGATCAGGGtagcagggggagggaaaggtgTTTTGGTCCACCTGTGCCCATGATTCCAGTCCAGCTGGAGTTTTATGCTtaaatgatcagcaatgaaatagttagcAGTATTCATGGTGAATTTGGATGCTTAATGACAATCTAACATCCATTTAAAATTTCAGAGCTCCTGAATGCAGACACCTGTTCCCTATATACAGGTCCATAGTTATGCAGGGCGCTCTAAATAATAATGCTTgggcccgcggcccggcgcacccccccccccgctaccccggcccgcggcccggcgcacccccccgctaccccggaccggctccctgcccggccccgcggcccgacgcaccccccccgctaccccggaccgcggcccggcgcaccccccgctaccccggaccggctcgcggccccgcggcccggcgcaccccccctcCCTACCCCggaccgcggcccggcgcaccccccccccccgctacccagaccgccccgcggccccgcgcacccccggctccccgcccggccccgcggcccggcgcaccccctcccccgctaccgcggcccggcgcacggcccggcaccgcgcccccggctccccgcccggccccgcgcccggcccggcaccatgcccccagccccgcgaccccggccaaagaggccccggccgagccctccatccctccctcccgattttcccagacatgcccggcttttggggatttccccccggacggggatttgaacccccaaaagccggacatgtccgggaaaatccggacgtatggtaaccctaccagatACAGTCTGGGCCCAGCTCAGAAGGTCTCGTTGACTGTGGGTATGTGTCAGAGAGGGGGATCTGGAAGCAAAGAGGTTTCATCTGAGGTTTGCCAGTGAATGGCTCATCTGGTTGCAGCCATAGTCAGTATGGGGCTCGAAGGGTCCCTGGGACTCACGACCACCTCCGAGGCTCTGTCCCCAAGGGGTTTGCAGCACGGAGGCAGAGCTGGCATCTCCTACCCCTTCAcccactgccctgcagctcccccaaACAGCAGGGCATGCAGAGCAGCCATAGAAGcacagaaatgtggggctggaagtgaCCTTGAGAGGCCATCAAGCCCAGGCCAAGTAACCCTAGATCAGCCCTGACAAGGGGTTATCCAATGATGTGACCCCCTTTGGGAGCCTggtccagaacttcacccctcggagctgttagagggcttattccttcaccctccacTTCCCTAGTCCTTCTCgtgtgaacagagagcaacaagacccgaagtccgaaggtgcgAACAATTCagtgtttattggggtgaacttccagcagcttaaatccaagttccttattttcaaatcccaacttacttcctgtttgcccctaatgTATAtggtaatattctcagctataccttaaccaatcattccactgaaatttacctaaccaatcccaatatattgtaacatgattagctaaccaattatatcccaccaccttaattagtttacacccagcaaattTAATTATACAGAAGACAGAAACGATCACAGAACccgacagagaccatgcaaataaacagtaGCAAAGTGGGAcaaaatgacaaaacaatacagtTGTGAGGATTTCACATCTACATCTATAAAGACATAAGGGTTTCCCaactgtgtctattgataagtgagttcttaccaaacagaaaactatcaaactaaatttccttttacatcttctaggctcttccctttccctGGAGGTGCTCacttcctaacagccccagattgccttgTTTCAGTGTGGCTAgtctggaatgtgaggatgtggtCATACGGTTCCCAGGTtatggctgcccctgcagctcagcCAAAGGCCTTtgcctaagaacagggcctcagactgtcacagtgagagaaggcccttacacaggcagacagtgattttgattctttcttttatacctctctaactagctaagtgataaacatatacctacattcttaaagtataggcctttacagacaggcctgaatatctatatcctaacatgaCTGTTCGAAacttttccctaatatccaacctacatcTCCCTGGCTGTAGActcagcccattacttcttgtcctgtcctcagtggacatggagaataatggATCTCTGTCCTCTtcagaacagcccttaacatatttgaaagctgttatcgggtctcccctcactcttcttttctcaagactaaacctgcccagtttttaacctttcctcacagggcaggttttctaaccctttgatAGTttgtgttgctctccactggactctctccagtttgtccacatctttcctaaagtttgGCGCACAGAACTGGGCACAGAACTCCAAGAAggacctcaccaatgtcgagtagagcaggacaattcctTCCCGTGTCTTGCATATGACCCTCCTGGTAATCCACCCCAGGCTGACACTAGCCTTTTCTGCCACTGCATCACGTTGTTAACCTGGCATCactccctcctctgccctgctccccacaccacAACGACACTCCACGTGGGAGCAGGGCTCTGCGGTTAACAGCGGGGACCGCGCAGCCATTGGCACATCCCACCAGCCTGTGGAGTCACCACCCGTTAGCCCATTGCCCCATCCCAGGTTTTGAAACTTCCTCTGTATGTGCAGGGTTTTGCCCCCAGTCCCGGGGAGAGCAGCCTGCCCCAGACCACAGGGAGGGATCCAGCAACGGCCCAACCACCAACCGACACACAGTGACTCAGCGGGACTGGGCAGTGCAGATTGGGCGGGGGCCAGTCCAGGCTGATAGGGTCGTGGGCAGCCCTGTTGGGCCAGATCTGGGCCAGCCCCAGGACTGGGGGGTGTCAAATACCCGAGCCTGTGAGCACCATGAGACACTGCAAGGTGAATGGGACAGAAGCCGGAGCAGGGGGGCCTGGCGGGACCCCTATAGCTGGTGCCAGTGGAGAGGGATCCCTCGTGGGCCCGGATCCCCTTGGGCCCAGCCTGCCCAGCGCAGCCtgcctgtgacaatgcggttctggcggaacccaactgagagtgccaactcaggacaaattgctcaaatagggcagttacagcccaaggctggggttttttccacctctaaggcaaaccaaaccagccagactaagaggacttcggtctcaccccactggctaaccacaagtctcacaagcaatctccttagacactccagtttcccagtattaccaccagtgccactcgttatggggacaaatggttatgaaaaccaataccccagtaaaagaaaaaggttctcctgatcccaaaggaccaagccccagacccaggtcaatatacaaatcagatcttacccacaaatcacgctgttgccaatccttcagaatctaaaatctaaaggtttattcataaaaggaaaaagatagagatgagagttagaattggttaaatggaatcaattacatacagtaatggcaaagttcttggttcaggcttgcagcagcgatggaataaactgcaggttcaaatcaagtctctggaatacatcccccgctgggatgggtcctcagtcctttgttcaaagcttcagcttgtagcaaagttcctccagaggtatgaagcaggattgaagaccagatggagatgaggcatcagccttatatagtcttttccaggtgtaagaacacctctttgttcttactgtggaaaattacagcaaaatggagtctggagtcacacgggccagtccctgcatactttgctgagttacaaggcgtatctgccttctctcaatgggtccattgtatagctgatggtccttaatgggccatcaagcaggctaggcagagctaatctcagcttgtctgggatgtcacccagcagcatagcataagtttgccatacagacagtatagagccaatattcataacttcaactacaaaactgatacatacatatagaccgcataatcataaccagtaaaccataaccttgtcctagacaccccatttgaccccctttatacaagatttgcatgccactacaggaccttggttgcaacaatgatctatatggtcccagattatatcaataacgtcacactgcCCCAGTTCCCCGTGCGCCCAGCCAGCTCAGCCGTGGCCACAACAATCCCCCTGGAGCCCCACCTGGTGCAGTGTGGCAGGGCTGGTGAGCTCAGCCCTCTCTGCACATTCCATGTTATCCGTTTGGGGCGTGATCATTAGGTGTGTTCGTTGCCTGTCATGAGAGCCAAACTCTCTGTCTCGTACCATTCTCAGTTTTGTCCCCCCAAAGGGCTAGTGTGTGGCCTGCCCTGTCAGGGGGCCTGAGACACTGGGGTGACGGTCATGGCCTGGGTTTGAGCCTCAGTGCTGCACAAAGTTGGACAATCCAGCCACCTTAAGCCAGGCTGTTTTGTTCAGgggtggggaatcccttcctcaAATGACCCTAAGTTTGGGTCAGTCACCCCAGCTTCCCCATCTCCTCAGGGCTCACACCAAATTTCCTGGCAAGCCAAGTAaccatgtggattttagagcacttaggaGAGTTGAGCTTTAAACGGGGAGCTGGTCTTAACCTtcactgcagcagggctggcagccacCATGCCGGCACAGAGGGCGATGAGCAGGTGACCCCAAAGGGACATTGTCTCATAACCTCCCAAACacacactagaccccactgcccacCCAGGGCcgggatagaatccaggagtcctgactcccaacccccaTCAGCAGTGGGCAGGACACAGACCCAGGAGAGACGACTCCAAGCCCCAAGAccaggctggtgctgggagccagtccctgccccctccttgtcCCGTCCAGCCCTCACCCTTTCCCCAGGCCCTGGGGCTCAGGTGGTGCTGGGGGTCAGGCCCTAGCTCCCACTGGCTCTGCTGGGCACGGGCATTTTCAGCAGCCaggcctgcccctcccctgtctgggtcgctgaccaTACCCAAACTCTCTCCTAGAGCCTGtaccccagctcccccactccccaaccccggCTCCacccacagcccacacccccaaccggagccctcacctcccctgcatgccaaccccatgccccagcctggagctccctcctgcaccctgaacccctcatccccggccccaccccagagcccacaaccccagccggagccatcaccccccctgcatcccaacctcctgccctagccctgccctgtGACCCTAGACCCTGCTCCTCTCCCagagtggggagagaacccaggagtcctggctcccagcctccctgctgtaacccactagaccccactgctcCCGCAGAGCCAGGAGaaaacccaagagtcctggctcccagccccctctgctcctcccccctgcaccctcctgcaccctgaacccctcatttctggccccacccagagacctcacccccagccagagccctcatgctccccctgcaccccaaccccctgccccagcctggtgaaagtgagtgagggtgggggagagtgagcgatggagagAGTGGGGATggcgggagtggggggtggggccttagggaagggccagggcagggggttggcagagtgttcggttttgtgcaattagaaagttggcaatcctacctAGGGACCTGGGCAGGGAACCCGCAGAGggactggctggggctgggggttgggttaTGGGGTATCCAGGGCACCCAATAAGGGGCAAAACCTGTAACAGGGCACCAGGACTGTGTGGTTagagagactgggagccaggaatcctgggttctaacTTGGCtcggggcggggagtgggggctagtgggttagaacaggggggatgggagtcaggactcctgggttctctccgcaGCTTGGGGATACCTTTAGGCTGAGGATAACAGGGGCAGATGCACCAGGCAATGGGGCTGTGGGGTTCACAGTGTCTCAGGACCCTTCCCTGTGCCTGCTTCCCCCCAACTCACTGCCCCACCCACCATCTCTGGGGTCCTTGGTGGGAGGagctgccccaccccaaccccagctgcCTGGCCGGGCTTTATATAATGACACCCAAAGGGGAAGGAAACTCAGAGACTCTCAGCTCTGCTGGCAGTTGGATCCATCTCTGACCGGAGCCCCAGGAGTTGGGTGAGCTGAGAACAGACACAGCCAGGGGGGAAATTCAGAGGGAGGGGCACTGCAGGTTGACCCCAGGGGGCTgggtgcagaatctggccctgacccCATTGCACTCAGGGGGTGACTCTGGATTGATCCCCAGGCAGCTGAGATCACAATCTTGGCGAGAGGGTAAAAGGAAGAGCATGTGAGATCTGGAGTCAGCCCTCCTGAGTTCTCTCCTGGCTCAGCGGGGGCAGTGGGGTCAagtgggttacagcagggaggctgggagccaggactcctgggttctctcaccACTCTGGGAGAGGAGCAGGGTCTAGGGTCGCAGAAGGGGGAGAGCTGGGAGTGCGGACGAAAGAATGCATTGTGGACAAACCGGTAAAGCAGAAAGTTAATGGCAGGCTGGGGCTGTGGCCAAAGCTCCCCACTGGGGTTTAGGGGACCTGGGTTTCATTCTCTGTGccttaggatgggattttcaaacccCTACAGGGGTCTGGAGGCCAAACCCTCGTGTACACCCCTGGGACCCAAGccaccaaatgggagctgaaaAGCTGAACCTTaaccactctgtgcctcggtttccccctctgtaacatGGAAAGAACAACCCTTTCTTGGTCTGCTTTGCCCATTTAGACTGTAAGAGTTTCTCTCTGGatatgtgcagcacctggcacaatggggccctgatctcggtcgggatctgtgcagcgcctggcacaacggggtcctgatctcagtcgggatctgtgcagtgcctggcacaacggggccctgatctcggtcgggatctgtgcagtgcctggcacaacggggtcctgacCTCGGTCAGGTTAATGAGGCTTTAGGGGTAGAATggactggcagggggaggggtttgggccCAGGAGGTTCCATGGAGGAGGCAGATCCCCACCCAGTGCGGTCTCCATCCATCTCCCCCCTCGCCCCACTGCAGGTCGATCCAGTGACAGACACAGCCATGGCCCTGAGGGGACCCTGCCCCTTGCTCTTCCTGACCCTGGTCCTGCTGGCTGTCTGCCTGGCTCAGCTCAGCGAAGGCGCCAGCTACCAGCAGTTTGTGACCCGACACTTTGACAGCCCCAAGACCAGTGCTGCCAACGACCGGCTCTACTGCAACCTCCTGATGCAACGCCGTGGCCTGACCCGTGTCTTCTGCAAACGCCGCAACACCTTCATCCACGCCCCTGCTGGCAAGCTCCAGGCCATCTGTGCCCGTGGAGGAACACACGTTAGCCTCAACCTCTACGACAGCCTGGAGTCCTTCAACGTCACcacgtgccgggcgctgccccgcTCCCGCCCGAGGCACTGTAGATACAGGGCTGCAACTGGCAACACCAAGATCCGTGTGGCCTGTGTCCAGGGGCTGCCTGTGCACTTAGAGCCGACGTACCTGCCATGAGCAGGGgatcccccttctgccccccacccccgctttgaTCCTGGGCAGCCCTCTGTTGCTGGGGGCTCCCTGTCCCCCTACCTGCGCGTCCTGGA
Protein-coding regions in this window:
- the LOC101946083 gene encoding ribonuclease pancreatic-like; protein product: MALRGPCPLLFLTLVLLAVCLAQLSEGASYQQFVTRHFDSPKTSAANDRLYCNLLMQRRGLTRVFCKRRNTFIHAPAGKLQAICARGGTHVSLNLYDSLESFNVTTCRALPRSRPRHCRYRAATGNTKIRVACVQGLPVHLEPTYLP
- the LOC135975279 gene encoding ribonuclease pancreatic-like, translating into MQRARGGPCPLLFRTLILLAICLAQLSEGASNQQFVNQHIDFPRSSAHNDQGYCNRTKQCRGLTRSACKASNIFIHAPFSQIQNICSRGGKHVYGKVYASIARFDHTECQLTSSFLGCCRYRTTVLNSEIHVTCL